The Gemmatimonadota bacterium genome has a segment encoding these proteins:
- a CDS encoding cytochrome c: MRKAMSAMVLLALGGCNFWYNEVPSPDDLMHRVPWFDHMILSKGVHPYQRFDIPRNTPAHVVPLGGGERDWRVGDPTAAFPVYGFDTLVANALQHPTTPAKVGARSGEELFDTYCSMCHGYQGAGDGTVTPYNGAPSLMTASARHWGDGYLYSIIRYGRAGMPQYGDKIVRQDERWAVVDYVRSLQAKSPLPPAAGGAR, translated from the coding sequence ATGCGTAAGGCAATGTCTGCGATGGTGCTGCTGGCGCTCGGTGGCTGCAACTTCTGGTACAACGAAGTGCCGTCCCCCGACGACCTCATGCACCGGGTGCCGTGGTTCGACCACATGATTCTCTCCAAGGGCGTCCACCCGTATCAGCGGTTCGACATCCCGCGCAACACGCCCGCCCACGTGGTCCCACTCGGCGGTGGGGAGCGCGACTGGCGCGTCGGAGATCCGACGGCGGCCTTCCCGGTCTACGGCTTCGATACCCTGGTGGCGAACGCGTTGCAGCATCCCACCACGCCCGCCAAGGTCGGCGCGCGGAGCGGGGAAGAGCTCTTCGACACCTACTGCTCGATGTGTCACGGCTATCAGGGTGCTGGCGACGGTACCGTGACGCCGTACAATGGTGCCCCATCCCTGATGACGGCGAGTGCGCGTCACTGGGGTGATGGCTACCTCTACAGCATCATTCGTTATGGCCGCGCCGGTATGCCGCAGTATGGCGACAAGATCGTCCGTCAGGACGAGCGCTGGGCCGTCGTTGACTATGTGCGCTCGCTCCAGGCGAAGTCGCCCTTGCCACCTGCCGCCGGGGGAGCCCGCTGA
- a CDS encoding molybdopterin-dependent oxidoreductase — protein MADESETSGVDRRKFLKVLGVTGAGAAALSGCSTDKVAKLVPYLVQSEQQVPGVATWYASTCTECSTGCGIAVKTREARPIKLEGLAEHPINAGTLCSRGQAGLQGLYNPDRLAGPLARNAAGGFDKISWNDAAARVAAKVGAASGKVAAINGYGPSTFSTLLTDFIGAAGGKVVYWEAFGRDAERKANEKTWGRSDLPVYDFASAKHIVSFGADFLETWGAVVEQQRGFAESHGFHDGTMAKHVYVGPRMSLTGANADEWMNVPAGSEVMVALAMAQVVAARKGGALAGSLAAYAPEQAAKATGLSAAQLTAMGEAFAAATPSLAVAGGVAAQHRGAIDLCHAVNLLNEAAGNVGKTVLFAAASAAPATASGYGDVAALFESMRGGQVQVLLVHEANPLYALPKSGKFAEAMAKVPFKISTASVLDETAAACDLILPNLHALERWDDLRPRAGVTGLLQPTVEPVFAAMHTGDLLLKAAQLAGGPFAGFNAPSFEEHLKREWQKSSPAGDFDTYWRESLGRGGLFGASPTTTVTMASSAATVSVTVPTFDGTGEFVFLPYPSSMYHDGRGTNKPWLLENPDPITKITWQSWVEVNPETAKKIDVREGEIVELTSPHGTIRAQVLVYPGIREDVLAMPLGLGHTEYGRYAKGRGVNAVDLLGAADGQGFLPYVSTKVSVKTTGDYRKVSKTEGNPRQLGRGIIEAMPLAYAAKGMTPEEAIKAEGHPAHEVNTEKEAEAIAGWYESQTERTKLGNYADPHPKWGMAVDLSRCTGCSACVTACYAENNIATVGEEAVLKGRELSWVRIERYWEGGENGEPLEARFAPVMCQHCDNAPCEPVCPVYASYHTPDGLNGQVYNRCVGTRYCSNNCPFKVRYFNWSRYSEFAWPEPLNLQLNPEVTVRARGVMEKCTFCVQRIRGAQNTAKLEDRDPTEKEVQPACAQACPSGALAFGNVKDPEAKVVKWKRDPRGYVMLEETNVRPAVTYLAKVLHREPAAAHAPAGEH, from the coding sequence ATGGCCGACGAGAGCGAAACGTCCGGCGTCGATCGACGGAAGTTCCTCAAGGTGCTCGGCGTGACCGGTGCTGGCGCAGCCGCCCTCTCGGGCTGCTCGACTGACAAGGTCGCCAAGCTGGTGCCTTACCTGGTCCAGTCCGAGCAGCAGGTGCCCGGCGTGGCGACCTGGTATGCCAGCACCTGCACCGAGTGCAGCACCGGGTGTGGCATCGCCGTGAAGACCCGCGAAGCCCGCCCCATCAAGCTGGAAGGACTCGCCGAGCACCCGATCAACGCCGGGACGCTCTGCAGCCGTGGCCAGGCAGGCCTGCAGGGGCTCTACAATCCCGACCGCCTCGCCGGACCGCTCGCGCGCAATGCCGCCGGCGGATTCGACAAGATTTCGTGGAACGATGCTGCCGCGCGTGTCGCGGCCAAGGTCGGTGCAGCGTCGGGCAAGGTTGCGGCGATCAACGGCTACGGTCCCTCGACGTTTTCCACCCTGCTCACCGATTTTATCGGCGCGGCAGGCGGCAAGGTCGTCTATTGGGAGGCCTTCGGTCGCGACGCGGAACGCAAGGCCAACGAGAAGACGTGGGGACGCTCCGACCTGCCGGTGTATGACTTCGCCAGCGCGAAGCACATCGTGTCGTTCGGCGCCGACTTCCTCGAAACGTGGGGTGCGGTCGTCGAGCAGCAGCGTGGCTTCGCCGAATCACACGGCTTCCACGACGGCACCATGGCGAAGCATGTGTACGTCGGTCCCCGGATGTCGCTCACCGGCGCGAATGCCGATGAGTGGATGAATGTCCCGGCCGGCAGCGAGGTGATGGTGGCACTCGCAATGGCCCAGGTCGTCGCCGCACGAAAGGGCGGCGCGCTCGCCGGATCGCTTGCCGCATATGCACCGGAACAGGCTGCCAAGGCGACCGGGCTCTCGGCTGCACAACTGACCGCGATGGGTGAGGCCTTTGCCGCCGCCACCCCGTCACTCGCGGTCGCTGGTGGCGTCGCAGCCCAGCATCGCGGCGCGATCGATCTCTGCCACGCAGTGAACCTGCTCAACGAGGCCGCGGGCAACGTCGGCAAGACGGTGCTTTTCGCAGCGGCCTCCGCTGCTCCGGCGACCGCGTCCGGATATGGCGACGTCGCGGCTCTGTTCGAATCGATGCGCGGTGGCCAGGTGCAGGTGCTCCTCGTCCACGAAGCGAATCCACTCTACGCCCTGCCGAAGAGCGGCAAGTTCGCCGAGGCGATGGCCAAGGTGCCGTTCAAGATCTCGACCGCGTCCGTCCTCGATGAGACGGCGGCCGCGTGTGATCTGATCCTCCCCAATCTTCACGCCCTCGAGCGCTGGGACGATCTCCGTCCGCGCGCTGGTGTCACCGGGCTGCTGCAGCCGACGGTTGAACCGGTCTTTGCGGCGATGCACACCGGCGACCTGCTGCTCAAGGCCGCGCAGCTCGCCGGGGGCCCCTTCGCGGGCTTCAACGCCCCGAGCTTCGAGGAGCACCTCAAGCGCGAGTGGCAGAAGAGCTCACCCGCCGGCGACTTCGACACCTACTGGCGTGAATCGCTCGGGCGTGGCGGGCTCTTCGGCGCTTCACCCACGACCACGGTCACGATGGCGTCGTCGGCGGCAACGGTGAGCGTCACGGTTCCGACCTTCGATGGCACCGGCGAGTTCGTCTTCCTGCCGTATCCGAGCTCGATGTACCACGATGGCCGCGGGACCAACAAGCCGTGGCTGCTCGAGAACCCGGACCCGATCACCAAGATCACCTGGCAGTCGTGGGTTGAAGTGAATCCGGAAACCGCAAAGAAGATCGACGTGCGCGAGGGCGAAATCGTCGAGCTCACTTCACCGCACGGGACCATCCGGGCGCAGGTGCTGGTCTATCCCGGCATCCGCGAGGATGTACTCGCGATGCCGCTCGGACTCGGCCACACCGAATACGGCCGCTACGCCAAGGGCCGCGGTGTCAACGCCGTCGACCTCCTTGGCGCAGCCGACGGACAGGGATTCCTCCCGTACGTGAGCACCAAGGTGTCGGTCAAGACGACCGGCGACTACCGCAAGGTGTCCAAGACCGAAGGGAACCCGCGACAGCTCGGCCGTGGCATCATCGAAGCGATGCCGCTTGCCTATGCAGCGAAGGGGATGACGCCGGAAGAGGCGATCAAGGCCGAAGGGCATCCGGCGCACGAAGTGAACACCGAGAAGGAAGCCGAGGCGATCGCGGGCTGGTACGAGAGCCAGACCGAGCGCACCAAGCTCGGCAACTACGCCGATCCGCATCCGAAGTGGGGGATGGCGGTGGATCTGTCGCGTTGCACTGGCTGCTCGGCCTGCGTGACCGCCTGCTACGCCGAGAACAACATCGCGACCGTCGGCGAAGAGGCCGTGCTGAAGGGTCGTGAACTCAGCTGGGTCCGCATCGAGCGCTACTGGGAGGGCGGCGAGAATGGTGAGCCGCTCGAGGCCCGCTTCGCGCCGGTGATGTGCCAGCATTGCGACAACGCGCCGTGTGAACCGGTCTGTCCGGTCTACGCGTCGTACCACACGCCCGACGGACTCAACGGCCAGGTCTACAACCGTTGCGTCGGCACTCGCTATTGCAGCAACAACTGTCCGTTCAAGGTTCGCTACTTCAACTGGTCGCGCTACAGTGAATTCGCGTGGCCGGAGCCGCTCAACCTTCAGCTCAATCCGGAAGTCACGGTGCGCGCGCGAGGGGTGATGGAGAAGTGCACCTTCTGCGTCCAGCGAATTCGCGGTGCGCAGAACACGGCAAAGCTCGAGGATCGCGACCCGACGGAGAAGGAAGTACAGCCCGCCTGCGCCCAGGCCTGCCCGTCGGGCGCCCTGGCGTTCGGCAACGTGAAGGACCCCGAGGCCAAGGTCGTGAAGTGGAAGCGTGACCCGCGAGGATATGTGATGCTCGAAGAGACCAACGTCCGGCCAGCGGTCACCTATCTGGCCAAGGTACTCCACCGCGAGCCGGCAGCTGCGCACGCGCCGGCGGGGGAGCACTGA
- a CDS encoding DUF3341 domain-containing protein, with protein sequence MAAKTVPGVLGSFQHIDAACDAIRGLKAEGHTDLTVYSAAPNHELEAALGDPISPVRMWTLIGGLTGCTAGFSMTIWMAREWPLLVGGKPIAAIPAFVVLGFELTILVGALSTIAGIIILSMRRSLKGRPYHPKYSDDLIGVFVPCGADQAAAVAGMLTAAGSVEVLRDA encoded by the coding sequence ATGGCGGCGAAGACCGTACCCGGAGTGCTCGGGTCGTTCCAGCACATCGATGCGGCGTGTGATGCGATCCGCGGCCTCAAGGCCGAGGGGCATACCGACCTCACCGTCTATTCGGCTGCGCCGAATCACGAGCTCGAAGCTGCGCTCGGCGATCCGATCTCGCCGGTCCGGATGTGGACGCTCATCGGTGGCCTGACCGGCTGCACCGCTGGTTTCTCGATGACGATCTGGATGGCGCGCGAATGGCCACTGCTGGTTGGTGGCAAGCCGATCGCGGCGATTCCGGCCTTCGTGGTGCTCGGGTTCGAACTCACGATTCTCGTGGGTGCGCTCTCGACCATCGCCGGCATCATCATTCTCTCGATGCGCCGCTCGCTCAAGGGCCGTCCGTATCATCCCAAGTACAGCGACGACCTGATTGGGGTCTTCGTCCCCTGCGGTGCCGATCAGGCCGCCGCCGTGGCCGGGATGCTGACGGCGGCTGGCTCGGTGGAGGTGCTCCGTGATGCGTAA
- the nrfD gene encoding NrfD/PsrC family molybdoenzyme membrane anchor subunit: protein MAVIAHDPSIPTQTHGEVTRDVLKSITDKPTKGYYFLVATMAFLTLVMFATVTAELKYGLGLAGYAPPIMWSVYITTFVFWVGIGHAGTLISAILFLFRSPWRTAVYRATEAMTVFAVMTAALFPIIHIGREWVFYWLIPYPNQRYLWPNFKSPLMWDVFAISTYLTVSSTFLMVGLVPDIAAIRDNVSGWKKKVYGALSLGWTGADSQWRHYTRAYLYLAALATPLVLSVHSVVSWDFASSIVPGWHGTIFAPYFVAGAIYSGIGMVFTLVVPLRKVLKFEHMITDYHFDNLGKLTLFTGSILFYAYAMEYFVAWYSGSPFEQVTFYRRAFGPMWWAGWTMITCNAFVSQLLWFRKIRTNMTSLFVISIFINIGMWFERYVIVVSSLSNDYMPFAWGQMNPTWADWSMLAGSFGWFGLWFTLFYKNFPIVAIQELKELIPMPRRNSHGGAH, encoded by the coding sequence ATGGCCGTCATCGCGCACGATCCGAGCATTCCGACCCAGACGCACGGTGAGGTCACCCGCGACGTCCTGAAGTCGATCACCGACAAGCCGACCAAGGGGTACTACTTCCTGGTCGCGACGATGGCCTTCCTCACCCTGGTGATGTTCGCCACCGTCACGGCCGAGCTCAAGTACGGCCTCGGGTTGGCCGGCTACGCGCCGCCGATCATGTGGTCGGTCTACATCACGACCTTCGTATTCTGGGTCGGTATCGGTCACGCGGGCACGCTGATCTCGGCGATTCTCTTCCTGTTCCGCTCGCCCTGGCGCACCGCGGTGTACCGCGCAACGGAAGCGATGACGGTCTTCGCCGTCATGACGGCCGCGCTCTTTCCGATCATCCATATCGGTCGCGAGTGGGTCTTCTACTGGCTGATTCCGTACCCCAACCAGCGCTACCTCTGGCCGAACTTCAAGTCGCCGCTGATGTGGGACGTCTTCGCCATCTCGACCTACCTGACGGTGTCGAGCACCTTCCTGATGGTCGGGCTAGTCCCCGACATCGCCGCCATTCGCGACAATGTCAGCGGCTGGAAGAAGAAGGTCTATGGCGCGCTCTCGCTGGGCTGGACCGGCGCCGATTCGCAGTGGCGCCACTACACCCGCGCCTATCTCTACCTCGCCGCCCTCGCGACGCCGCTGGTGCTCTCGGTCCACTCCGTCGTTTCGTGGGACTTCGCCTCATCGATCGTCCCGGGCTGGCACGGCACCATCTTCGCGCCGTACTTCGTCGCCGGCGCGATCTATTCCGGCATCGGCATGGTGTTCACGCTGGTAGTGCCGCTGCGCAAGGTGCTCAAGTTCGAGCACATGATCACCGACTACCATTTCGATAACCTCGGCAAGCTGACGCTGTTCACGGGGTCGATCCTCTTCTACGCCTACGCGATGGAATACTTCGTGGCGTGGTACTCCGGATCGCCGTTCGAACAGGTCACCTTCTACCGGCGCGCGTTTGGCCCGATGTGGTGGGCCGGCTGGACGATGATCACCTGCAACGCGTTCGTGTCGCAGTTGCTCTGGTTCCGGAAGATCCGAACCAACATGACCTCGCTGTTCGTGATCTCGATCTTCATCAACATCGGGATGTGGTTCGAGCGCTACGTCATCGTCGTCTCGTCCCTCTCGAACGACTACATGCCGTTCGCGTGGGGCCAGATGAACCCGACGTGGGCCGACTGGTCCATGCTCGCCGGATCGTTTGGCTGGTTCGGGCTCTGGTTCACGCTGTTCTACAAGAACTTCCCCATCGTGGCGATCCAGGAGCTGAAGGAACTGATCCCGATGCCGCGCCGGAACTCCCACGGGGGGGCACACTGA